Within Deltaproteobacteria bacterium RIFCSPHIGHO2_02_FULL_44_16, the genomic segment GTTTTAAAGATTTCATTTGTGCATCTCCTTATTCAGAATATTTAAAGAATCCGCAACAATGAGATTTTCTAAAGCTTCCGCAGAATAGGAAAACGTTTCAAATGAAGCTCCATTCATTTGATAGTGAGCAGACGAAGCCTTATAAGAACCATTTGAAGAAAAACGAGCGGTGTGATGCTTTGTTTTTGCTGTTTTCTCAACAGCTTCTGCTTCTAATGTCACTGAGTTCTCAAGGCCACTTCCACATGCGGCAGAGATACAGAGGACCATAAAGATGTATAGGTGTTTGAATCTCATTTCTCTCCCCTTTTCCTGTATTACTTACATGGAAGAGAGAGCAAGGAGCATGCCAGGCCATCTGCATTCTAAGTAGTTGGTTTTTCGTTAAAATATGACTCAAAAAATTCTCAGCTTGAGAATTTCTCGTTTTGAGATTCCCTTCTAGAGCAAAGTCCTCGTATGTCATTGCGAGGAGCCTAAGCGACGAAGCAATCTCTTGATTGTCAGGAGATCGCCACGCCCTTCGGGCTCGCGATGACATCTTTGCAAACACGCTCTAAGGAAGTTTTGGAAATTTTTTGAAATTGGGAGGCCGCTTTTCCAAAAAGGCTCTTTTCCCCTCTGCAGCTTCTTCGGTCATGTAATAGAGAAGCGTGGCATTCCCTGCAAAATCGAGAAGTCCCATTTGACCATCACAATCTGCATTCATCGCTGATTTTAAACATCGAAGCGCAAGTGGCGAATGCGCAAGCATTTCGCGAGACCAGCTCAGCGTTTCTTCTTCTAATTTTTCAAGAGGAACGACTTTATTCACGAGTCCCATCTCAAGTGCTTCACGCGCATCGTATTGTCGACAGAGATACCAAATTTCGCGCGCTTTTTTCTGACCCACAATGCGAGCTAAATAACTTGCTCCAAGGCCTCCATCGAACGAACCAACTTTGGGACCAGTCTGACCGAAAATCGCATTGTCCGCTGCAATCGTCAGATCGCACACCACATGAAGCACGTGTCCTCCGCCAATCGCATATCCAGCGACCATCGCGATGACAGGTTTGGGAAGCGAACGGATCTGTTTTTGCACATCGAGAATATTAAGACGCGGGACGCCATCATCACCCACATATCCAGCCTCTCCACGAACACGTTGATCTCCACCCGAACAAAAGGCTTTGTCACCCTCTCCTGTCAGAATGACAACGCCAACTTCCGGATCATCGCGCACAATTTCGAATGCCTCTTTTAATTCTTTGACCGTGAGAGGTCGAAAAGCATTTCGTACTTCAGGACGATTGATCGTAATTTTCGCAACACCATCAATTGTCTTTTCGCATTTGATATCCTCAAATGTTTTTATTGGGGACCACAGTGTCATATTTATCTCCTAAAATTTAATTGTCATTGCGAGAAGCGTGAGCGACGAAGCAATCTCCCGGCTATCTTACAAATCACTTTTTATTGTCATTCCCGCGAAAGCGGGAATCCAGAAAACATTAGAAACGACTGGATCCCCGCCTACGCGAGGATGACAAACATAATCAAAAACATTTCAGAGAAAGAGAGCGCATGAGATCGCCACGCCCTTTGGGCTCGCGATGACATCTTAACTCTACATTCTTCTCAATTCTTGATACTCATCCCAAAATTTTGCTGTCTCGCTTTCATCTGGAATCAATTCGATCACTACTCTCTTTCCAAGATCAAGTTTATCTGGAATTCGATTCCATTGTTGATAGTCAAGATTCCACATGACTGCCCATGCTTCAAATGATTTTGAATGTCGATGTTGAAAAATTTTATCGTCAAACATACGCGAAAAAATCATTCCCCCTTTATTATTAATCACCACAAAACGAATATTCATTTCTGGTGAGAGCTGATCTAAAATCCAGGGAGCGCTGAGATCATAAAGTGCTGTAAGATCACCGACGATCGCCCAATTTTCTCGATGTTCTTCACATAAACCAAAAAATGTTGAAAGTTGACCGTCAATACCATTGGCTCCACGATTTGTCAGCACGTGATATTCACGACTTTCTCGCGTTGCCGCAAGATCCCATTCACGAAGAGGAAGACTGTTGCCGAGATAAACCAGAGAACCTTTTGGAATTTTTTGCGAAAGCGTATGCATCAAACTCGGTTCTGCACATGGAGAGACTTCATACAATTCTTTCAGCCGAAGCGATCGTAAACGATCCTGCTCAAAGAAATCTGAAAAGGATTCTGAAGATGTCTTCACTTCAACTTGAGACAAAGCAGAAAAATTTGAAACATGAAGAAGAGTATTTTTGCGAGCGAGCCCAGAAAATGGAGATCGTGAAACCGAAAAGACTGGAAGCTCTTTCCATTTCACTTCGAGATCTCGCCAGAAACGTGTTGTCGGGACACTTCCTAATCGAAGAACAGCATCAAAATTTATTTCATTTAAAAGATGTGCAGAGTGAAGAAGCGGTAGGGGCGAACGGCGTTCGCCCAGGCGTGTGCCACACGCCCCTACATATTCACGTAAACCGGAATGTGCCTCAGCATACACAGGAACTTTCAACTTTAATAAAAAACCGCTGACCGGTTGATGATCTTCTGGCTGCAAGGCTCCGAGAAGAACAACAAGTCGCTGTGATCGTTCTAAAAAAAGTTGAAGTGAAGAACAATCTACATTTTGGTGTGTCATTCCAGCGAAAGCGGGAATCTCATGAAGTTCAGGAGATCCCTGCCTACGCAGGGATGACATACAAGAGCTCTGCAAACATGCGGTATCTTCATCAAGCAAAGGTTCATCAAAACAGATATTGAGATGAATCGGCGATGTTCGATCCCAGAGAGAAAGATCAATCGAGACATCCCCTTCCAGATCAAATGATTTCGAAACGTAAGGAGAAAAAAAATTTTCCTGCTCAATGGATTGAGGAGCACCTGTACCTCGATAGTGCTTTGGCCGATCAGCAGTTACCAGAACTAATGGAGTCGAGGAATAATAAGCTTCAATCGTTGCAGGGAGAAGTTCAGCAACTGCAGTTCCCGATGTCGTCACAACAGCAACCGGTTCTTGTTTGCAACGCGCTCGCCCCAGCGCAAAAAAAGCTGCTGATCGCTCTTCAAAGTGTGTCCA encodes:
- a CDS encoding 1,4-dihydroxy-2-naphthoyl-CoA synthase; the encoded protein is MTLWSPIKTFEDIKCEKTIDGVAKITINRPEVRNAFRPLTVKELKEAFEIVRDDPEVGVVILTGEGDKAFCSGGDQRVRGEAGYVGDDGVPRLNILDVQKQIRSLPKPVIAMVAGYAIGGGHVLHVVCDLTIAADNAIFGQTGPKVGSFDGGLGASYLARIVGQKKAREIWYLCRQYDAREALEMGLVNKVVPLEKLEEETLSWSREMLAHSPLALRCLKSAMNADCDGQMGLLDFAGNATLLYYMTEEAAEGKRAFLEKRPPNFKKFPKLP
- a CDS encoding 2-succinyl-5-enolpyruvyl-6-hydroxy-3-cyclohexene-1-carboxylic-acid synthase, whose amino-acid sequence is MSNMHLARELVSVLIKHGVREVVLCPGSRNAPLVMTFQKTETIKIWTHFEERSAAFFALGRARCKQEPVAVVTTSGTAVAELLPATIEAYYSSTPLVLVTADRPKHYRGTGAPQSIEQENFFSPYVSKSFDLEGDVSIDLSLWDRTSPIHLNICFDEPLLDEDTACLQSSCMSSLRRQGSPELHEIPAFAGMTHQNVDCSSLQLFLERSQRLVVLLGALQPEDHQPVSGFLLKLKVPVYAEAHSGLREYVGACGTRLGERRSPLPLLHSAHLLNEINFDAVLRLGSVPTTRFWRDLEVKWKELPVFSVSRSPFSGLARKNTLLHVSNFSALSQVEVKTSSESFSDFFEQDRLRSLRLKELYEVSPCAEPSLMHTLSQKIPKGSLVYLGNSLPLREWDLAATRESREYHVLTNRGANGIDGQLSTFFGLCEEHRENWAIVGDLTALYDLSAPWILDQLSPEMNIRFVVINNKGGMIFSRMFDDKIFQHRHSKSFEAWAVMWNLDYQQWNRIPDKLDLGKRVVIELIPDESETAKFWDEYQELRRM